The following are from one region of the Magallana gigas chromosome 6, xbMagGiga1.1, whole genome shotgun sequence genome:
- the LOC105336705 gene encoding uncharacterized protein, whose protein sequence is MPFIVDHDKAKHYIEVLRQQSRVVKNDWRQHNYCQFISSFASHFRNERCMVVGSTTERTRLRSRRDQGDYDYLIISDVAIPVETLEYSKDVPCFVHINVDKTPSAQLSNLSVVDGKYLNASLLKNFDDSVFKILRGIYDVFTLPSLTRSDDFIHIKVNKEVKPGHNQAHFTGFEYLGKEQGYIQVEADIKAITKQFGCLLDVSDISRDMISVMRNIFFLIEELRPENIQNSLTFQTFGALIEAGTDETLTSLYDGRSKGSCDKESCNNDQIPEDPKAEGNSSPGTTKELVTILFDFKSGRDFIPAFPIKGILPCLVEWRSRLMESKSFWPSREAIDRIYESEYYVIAKPAIVNPDVRKDFCIGFNNAEMILSSTFSDGQRLCFLLLKSLQKGYLKEFSERLTSYHWKTAFYYTLETTELEMFASHSGIFNALEKVLNFMVTCLEQRFLRHYFINSNLIAHLIEEECRQIISAIQAIISDPLTALDVYFFQEKDDGKLVDQIPNDQIEDLRHQEGDSSRKTHAEAILSLVSRLQIGADNDSSKFVAAIVDTLAVAVKTEANFDCYANEFCTGILKFIGDYLNTNFQTAEDRKRKLEVFAPILELYLSQPYG, encoded by the coding sequence ATGCCATTCATCGTTGACCATGACAAAGCCAAGCACTACATAGAGGTTCTTCGGCAACAAAGTCGTGTGGTGAAGAATGACTGGCGACAACACAACTACTGTCAGTTCATCTCCAGTTTCGCGTCCCACTTTAGGAACGAGCGATGCATGGTGGTGGGTAGTACTACAGAGCGGACGAGACTCCGGTCAAGAAGGGACCAAGGGGACTATGATTACCTGATAATATCTGATGTCGCCATCCCGGTAGAGACTTTAGAATACAGCAAAGATGTGCCTTGCTTTGTCCACATCAATGTTGATAAGACACCTAGTGCACAGTTATCGAACCTGTCAGTGGTGGATGGGAAATATTTGAACGCTAGTCTCTTAAAAAACTTCGATGACAGTGTCTTCAAGATTTTGAGAGGCATCTACGATGTCTTCACTTTGCCATCTTTAACACGGTCTGACGATTTTATTCACATCAAGGTCAACAAAGAGGTGAAACCTGGACATAACCAAGCCCATTTTACTGGTTTTGAATACCTGGGCAAAGAACAAGGGTACATTCAGGTGGAAGCAGATATCAAAGCCATCACAAAACAATTTGGGTGTCTGCTTGATGTAAGTGACATCTCAAGGGACATGATTTCAGTTATGAGAAACATCTTCTTTTTGATAGAAGAATTGCGACCTGAAAATATTCAGAATTCTTTAACTTTTCAAACCTTCGGCGCCCTCATTGAGGCCGGAACGGACGAGACATTGACATCGCTCTATGACGGACGCAGTAAAGGATCCTGTGATAAGGAATCCTGCAATAACGACCAAATCCCCGAGGATCCTAAAGCAGAGGGAAATAGTTCTCCCGGAACAACCAAAGAACTTGTAACAAttctctttgattttaaaagtggTCGTGATTTTATTCCAGCTTTTCCGATAAAAGGGATATTACCATGTTTAGTCGAATGGAGAAGCAGATTAATGGAATCAAAATCATTTTGGCCAAGTCGCGAAGCGATTGACCGAATCTATGAAAGCGAATATTACGTCATAGCAAAACCCGCAATTGTCAATCCAGATGTCAGGAAAGATTTTTGCATTGGATTTAACAACGCAGAGATGATTCTCTCTTCCACGTTTTCAGATGGACAAAGACTATGTTTCTTACTTTTAAAGTCGTTACAGAAAGGGTACCTGAAAGAGTTTTCAGAACGATTGACTAGCTATCATTGGAAGACGGCATTTTACTATACCTTGGAAACAACCGAGTTAGAAATGTTTGCATCACATTCCGGAATCTTTAATGCATTGGAGAAGGTTCTTAATTTCATGGTTACCTGTCTTGAACAGCGCTTTTTGCgacattatttcataaacagTAATTTAATTGCTCATTTAATAGAGGAAGAATGTCGCCAAATCATCTCTGCAATACAAGCCATCATATCGGATCCATTAACAGCTTTAGATGTTTACTTTTTTCAAGAAAAGGACGATGGGAAACTCGTTGATCAAATACCGAACGATCAAATTGAGGACTTGAGACACCAAGAAGGCGATTCTTCGCGGAAAACTCACGCGGAGGCAATCCTTTCGTTAGTTAGTCGTCTCCAAATTGGTGCTGACAACGATTCTTCCAAATTCGTTGCGGCCATAGTTGACACCTTGGCAGTTGCCGTGAAGACCGAGGCTAATTTTGATTGCTATGCTAACGAGTTTTGCACTGGTATTCTTAAATTCATCGGTGATTACCTGAACACGAATTTTCAGACAGCGGAAGACCGAAAGAGGAAACTTGAAGTATTTGCTCCAATACTTGAATTATATCTTTCGCAACCATACGGATGA